The DNA sequence GCGCCCCGGCGCCGTCAAGCGGAAACGCGCATGGACAATCTCTGCCACACCCTCGTCGGCGCCGCCCTCGCGGAAGCCGGCCTGCGCAAGCGCTCGCCGCTCGCGACCGCCGCGCTGCTCGTGGGCGCGAACATCCCCGACGTGGACGGCATCCTCTACTGGATGAACCGGCCGGTCGAGGCGCTCGGGTTCCGGCGCGGCTGGACGCACGGCGTCCTGGCCATGGCCGTGTGGCCGTTCGTCCTCACCGGGCTGCTGCTCGCGTGGGACCGCTGGGTGCGCCGCCGGCGCCATCCGGAGCGGCCGCCGGCGGTGCCGGGCGCGCTGCTGTGGCTGTCGCTGCTCGCCGTGCTCACCCACCCGCTGCTCGACCTGTGCAACACCTACGGCGTGAGGCTGCTGATGCCGTTCAGCGGCCACTGGTTCCACGGCGACACCCTGTTCATCGTGGACCCCTGGATGTGGCTCACCCTCGGGCTCGGCTGGCTGGTGGCGCGCGAGCTGCGACGCCGCGGCCGCCCGCGCCCGGAGTGGCCCGCGCGTTGGGCGCTGGCGGCCGGGACCGCCTACGTCGTGGCGATGGCCGCCTCGAACCTGGCCGCCCGCGGCCTGGTGCGGAGCGCTGCGCTCGCCGAGGACGGCCCGCCCCCCGGCCGGCTGATGGTCTCGCCGCGCCCGCTCGACCCGTTCCGCCGCGACGTGGTGATACAGCGCGACAGCGTCTACGAGCTGGGCTCGTTCGATTGGCTCCACCGGCCGCACTACCGGCGCGAGGGCCCACGGATCGCGCGCTACGCCGGACTGGACGCGCCGGCCGTGCGCGCCGCCGCCGCCGCGACCGACACCGGCCGCATCTTCCTCGGCTGGGCCCGCTTCCCGGTGTACGAGGTGCTGCGCTCGGGCGGGGGCTACGAGGTCCTGCTCGCCGACGCACGCTACACGCTCTCGGGCCGCGCGCGGTTCGGCGCGGTGGCCATCCGCGTCCCGCGCGGGCTATCTTCTCCGCCGACCCCGCCCCACCCGCCCCAGGAGTCCCCGTGACCGACTCGCTCTCCCGCCGCGACTTCGTCCTCCGCTCCGCCGCCGTCGTGCCGCTGGTGCGCTCCACGGTGCGCGCGGGGACCGGCCGTACCGCCGCGCCCGCGGTGATCCGCCGGCCGCCCGCCCGGCCGTGCGTCGTCGCATCCGCCAACGGGATCCGCGGCGTCGCGCGGGCGATGGACCTCATCGCCAGCCACGGCGCCGACACGCTCGACGCGGTCATCGAGGCCGTCAAGATCGAGGAGCTGGACCCCGACGACATGGCGGTGGGCTACGGCGGGCTGCCCAACGCGGAGGGCGTGGTGCAGCTCGACGCCGCGTGCATGCACGGCCCCACCAGGCGCGCCGGCGGCGTCGGCGCGCTCGAAGGGATCAAGACGCCGAGCGAAGTGGCGCGGTGCGTGCTCAAGTACACCAACCACGTCCTCCTGGTGGGCAAGGGCGCGCAGGACTTCGCGGTGCAGTTCGGCTTCCGGATCGAGGACCTGCTCACGGACAAGTCGCGCGAGGCGTGGCTCCGCTGGCGCGCCAACCTGAGCCCGGACGACAACTATCGCGACGTGCCGGAGGGCGAGCTGTTCCCCAACCCGCCGCACGGGACCATCAACTGCAGCGCGATCAACGCCAACGGCGACATCTCGGGCGTGACGACCACCAGCGGGCTCGCCTGGAAGGTCCCCGGCCGGGTCGGCGACTCGCCGATCGTGGGCGCCGGGCTGTACGTCGACAACGACGTAGGGGCCGCCGGCTCCACCGGCCTCGGCGAGTGCAACATCATGGTGTGCGGCGGATTCACCACGGTGGAGGGCATGCGCCGCGGGCTCTCGCCCACCGACGCGTGCCTCGAGACCCTGCGGCGCGCGGCCGCCATGAGCGAGCCGCGGCTGCTCGACGCCGCGGGCCGTCCGACCTACGGCCTGAACTACTACGCCGTGAACAAACGCGGCGAGTTCGGTGCCGCCGGCTTCTATCCCGGCTCCCAGTTCGCCGTGCACGACGGCCGCGAGGCGCGGCT is a window from the Gemmatimonadales bacterium genome containing:
- a CDS encoding metal-dependent hydrolase codes for the protein MDNLCHTLVGAALAEAGLRKRSPLATAALLVGANIPDVDGILYWMNRPVEALGFRRGWTHGVLAMAVWPFVLTGLLLAWDRWVRRRRHPERPPAVPGALLWLSLLAVLTHPLLDLCNTYGVRLLMPFSGHWFHGDTLFIVDPWMWLTLGLGWLVARELRRRGRPRPEWPARWALAAGTAYVVAMAASNLAARGLVRSAALAEDGPPPGRLMVSPRPLDPFRRDVVIQRDSVYELGSFDWLHRPHYRREGPRIARYAGLDAPAVRAAAAATDTGRIFLGWARFPVYEVLRSGGGYEVLLADARYTLSGRARFGAVAIRVPRGLSSPPTPPHPPQESP
- a CDS encoding N(4)-(beta-N-acetylglucosaminyl)-L-asparaginase, giving the protein MTDSLSRRDFVLRSAAVVPLVRSTVRAGTGRTAAPAVIRRPPARPCVVASANGIRGVARAMDLIASHGADTLDAVIEAVKIEELDPDDMAVGYGGLPNAEGVVQLDAACMHGPTRRAGGVGALEGIKTPSEVARCVLKYTNHVLLVGKGAQDFAVQFGFRIEDLLTDKSREAWLRWRANLSPDDNYRDVPEGELFPNPPHGTINCSAINANGDISGVTTTSGLAWKVPGRVGDSPIVGAGLYVDNDVGAAGSTGLGECNIMVCGGFTTVEGMRRGLSPTDACLETLRRAAAMSEPRLLDAAGRPTYGLNYYAVNKRGEFGAAGFYPGSQFAVHDGREARLVDCAHLYERPAGR